From Kwoniella dendrophila CBS 6074 chromosome 11, complete sequence, a single genomic window includes:
- a CDS encoding 40S ribosomal protein S9, protein MVSAPRKQSKTYKVPKRPYEAARLDAELKLAGEYGLRNKREIWRIQLTLSKIRRAARELLKLDDKDPKRLFEGNALIRRLVRIGVLDDTRMRLDYVLALKTEDFLERRLQTQVFKLGLAKSVHHARVLIRQRHIRVGKQIVNVPSFVVRLDSQKHIDYALNSPYGGGRAGRVKRKRAKAAAGGDGDAEEEDDE, encoded by the exons ATGGTATC TGCTCCAAGAAAGCAATCCAAAACCTACAAGGTTCCAAAAAGACCTTACGAGGCCGCTCGTCTCGATGCCGAGCTCAAG ctCGCTGGTGAATACGGTCTCCGAAACAAAAGAGAAATCTGGAGAATTCAATTGACTTTATCCAAAATCAGAAGAGCTGCTCGAGAACTTTTAAAacttgatgataaagatccAAAAAGACTTTTCGAAGGTAATGCTTTAATTAGAAGATTAGTAAGAATTGGTGTGCTTGATGATACTAGAATGAGATTAGATTATGTCTTGGCACTTAAAACTGAAGATTTcttggaaagaagattacaaACTCAAGTTTTCAAACTTGG ACTTGCCAAATCAGTTCACCACGCCAGAGTCCTCATCAGACAAAGACACATTAGAGTCGGTAAACAAATCGTCAACGTTCCTTCTTTCGTTGTCAGACTTGATTCCCAAAA ACACATCGACTACGCCCTCAACTCACCATACGGTGGTGGTAGAGCCGGTCGagtaaagagaaagagagcTAAGGCTGCTGctggtggtgatggtgatgctgaagaagaagatgacgaataA